One region of Mucilaginibacter sp. 14171R-50 genomic DNA includes:
- a CDS encoding GH92 family glycosyl hydrolase translates to MKSITSTISYLVLIITLAAGVPAIAQQTHYTKYVNTFIGTAPLNDPKVLGYKLPEGWRSWAGLVFPGSSLPNAMVQLSPMTAYGSGAGYQYEDSVILGFTHTNKGHWNLCNIPVLPVSNPGEKFGSRFSHKRESSAPGFYQVYLDDYQVNVSLTSTLRAGYHRYEYKNNANRQILFDLAKANNRISNWSIEQVGTSALQGYQQGGEKIYFYASLNTNIEKLDKKEEGKHTGYALVTLANGSRPVELKIGLSFVSIANAKQNLEAEIGSKSFETVRNEATQKWEKLLSAIQVKGGTPKQTQMFYSCLYRSFLWPALRSDVNGEFTDAKRNVANTGITYYTEPSLWDTYRNKDVLLGLITPQVTLNVIKSMKDVGDKTGFIPTFFHGDHAASSIAGAYLRGIDNFDIKGTYQLLLRNANIEGGTRPFITEYIKKGYISTPDIAHPDVETKAKAGVSKTLEYSYDDYSVAQIAKKLGDTANYRILMARSKNYKNVFDPSTRFMRGRLENGEWVKNFNPQFPYYEYMYREANAWQVSFFAPHDMPGLIELYGGPKGFESKLDSLFTLPWNPNYIARNVETMIGQYCQGNQPDHEAPFSYIFINKPEKTQKILDFIMENLYGIGEEGLELSGMDDAGEMSSWYVFSSLGLYPFSATDPKYIVTVPLFDEVKWRTSNGKTITITKPGKGRHIISVKVNGKENKGYFVSHDLFKTGGTVTIGTK, encoded by the coding sequence ATGAAAAGCATTACCAGTACCATCTCGTATTTAGTGTTAATTATTACCCTTGCTGCCGGCGTGCCCGCCATTGCCCAGCAAACGCACTATACCAAATATGTAAACACCTTTATTGGAACAGCGCCGCTTAACGACCCTAAAGTGCTTGGTTATAAACTGCCCGAGGGATGGCGCTCATGGGCCGGGCTGGTGTTTCCGGGCAGTTCGCTGCCCAACGCAATGGTACAGTTAAGCCCCATGACGGCATATGGCTCGGGTGCGGGGTATCAGTATGAAGATTCGGTGATACTGGGATTTACCCATACTAACAAAGGGCACTGGAATCTTTGCAACATTCCTGTATTACCGGTTTCAAATCCCGGCGAGAAGTTTGGCTCGAGGTTTTCACACAAAAGGGAAAGTTCTGCGCCGGGCTTTTATCAGGTATACCTTGATGATTACCAGGTGAACGTAAGCTTAACATCTACCTTGCGTGCGGGGTACCATAGGTACGAGTATAAAAATAACGCCAACAGGCAGATACTTTTTGATCTGGCAAAAGCCAATAACCGGATATCCAACTGGAGTATTGAGCAGGTGGGCACATCAGCGTTACAAGGTTACCAGCAAGGGGGCGAGAAAATTTACTTTTATGCGAGCCTTAACACCAATATAGAGAAACTGGATAAAAAGGAGGAGGGCAAACACACCGGTTATGCTTTGGTAACCCTGGCAAATGGCAGCAGGCCTGTAGAACTTAAAATAGGTTTGTCGTTTGTGAGCATAGCAAATGCGAAACAAAACCTTGAGGCAGAGATAGGTAGTAAATCATTTGAGACCGTTCGTAACGAGGCTACGCAAAAATGGGAAAAGCTGTTATCGGCTATACAGGTGAAGGGTGGCACGCCTAAACAAACACAGATGTTTTACTCATGCCTGTACCGCTCGTTTTTATGGCCTGCGCTGCGCAGCGATGTTAACGGAGAATTTACCGATGCGAAAAGAAATGTAGCCAACACCGGTATTACCTACTACACCGAGCCATCGTTGTGGGACACTTACCGCAATAAAGATGTGCTTTTAGGTTTAATAACGCCGCAGGTTACCCTTAACGTTATTAAATCAATGAAAGATGTGGGCGATAAAACCGGGTTTATCCCAACTTTTTTTCACGGCGACCACGCGGCATCCTCTATCGCAGGTGCATACCTGCGGGGTATTGATAACTTCGACATAAAAGGCACTTACCAACTGCTGTTACGAAATGCTAACATAGAGGGCGGCACACGGCCGTTCATCACCGAATATATTAAAAAAGGCTATATATCCACCCCTGACATTGCCCACCCCGATGTGGAAACCAAAGCTAAAGCGGGCGTTTCCAAAACCCTGGAGTATTCGTACGACGACTATTCGGTAGCACAGATCGCAAAAAAACTCGGCGATACCGCCAATTACAGGATACTGATGGCCAGGTCAAAGAATTACAAAAACGTTTTTGACCCATCTACCCGGTTTATGAGGGGGCGACTTGAGAATGGAGAATGGGTAAAAAATTTCAACCCGCAGTTTCCGTATTACGAATACATGTACCGGGAAGCAAATGCCTGGCAGGTGTCGTTTTTTGCGCCGCACGACATGCCTGGACTGATAGAACTGTATGGCGGGCCAAAAGGGTTCGAATCAAAATTAGATTCATTGTTCACCCTGCCCTGGAACCCCAATTACATCGCGCGAAATGTTGAAACTATGATTGGTCAGTATTGCCAGGGTAACCAGCCCGACCACGAGGCGCCGTTCTCTTATATCTTCATCAATAAGCCCGAAAAAACCCAGAAAATTCTTGATTTTATTATGGAAAATTTATACGGAATTGGTGAAGAAGGTCTGGAGCTTAGCGGCATGGACGACGCCGGCGAAATGTCGTCATGGTATGTTTTTAGCTCGCTTGGCTTATACCCCTTCTCGGCCACCGACCCTAAATATATTGTTACCGTACCGCTTTTTGATGAGGTAAAATGGCGCACAAGCAATGGTAAAACAATCACCATAACCAAGCC
- a CDS encoding SGNH/GDSL hydrolase family protein — protein sequence MIKRILLGLLFTCAIGAARAQDWANIGRYQDANSKVPPPVAGENRVVYMGDSITDFWITNDSLFFAGKPYYDRGISGQTTGQMLVRFREDVINLKPRVVVILAGINDIAENNGPSKLEDVFGNIVSMAQLAQANHIKVVLSSVLPALSFPWRPAIQPGAKVKALNQMLKAYSAKNGIVYLDYFSAMADAKGGLPARLSKDGVHPNLQGYKIMEPLAEKAIKAALSKK from the coding sequence ATGATCAAAAGAATACTATTGGGGCTGCTTTTTACCTGCGCTATAGGTGCGGCCCGGGCACAGGATTGGGCAAATATCGGCAGATACCAGGATGCTAACAGCAAAGTACCCCCACCTGTAGCCGGCGAAAACCGTGTAGTTTACATGGGCGATTCGATAACCGATTTCTGGATAACCAACGATTCATTGTTTTTTGCAGGCAAACCCTATTATGACCGCGGCATAAGCGGCCAAACAACCGGGCAAATGCTGGTCCGTTTTCGCGAGGACGTGATCAACTTAAAACCGCGTGTAGTAGTAATATTGGCAGGCATAAATGATATTGCCGAAAACAATGGGCCGTCAAAACTCGAAGATGTGTTCGGGAACATCGTATCAATGGCGCAGCTTGCACAAGCCAACCATATTAAAGTTGTGCTGTCGTCGGTGCTGCCTGCTTTAAGTTTCCCCTGGCGGCCCGCCATACAACCCGGGGCAAAAGTTAAAGCGCTTAACCAAATGCTTAAAGCCTATTCCGCTAAGAACGGCATTGTTTACCTTGATTACTTCAGCGCTATGGCCGATGCTAAAGGCGGGCTGCCTGCCCGCCTGTCAAAGGATGGGGTGCACCCCAATTTACAAGGCTACAAAATAATGGAGCCGCTTGCCGAAAAAGCGATAAAGGCAGCACTGTCAAAAAAATAA